In Devosia chinhatensis, the following are encoded in one genomic region:
- a CDS encoding putative bifunctional diguanylate cyclase/phosphodiesterase, which produces MRQIMRWFAALTSILALVAFSQTGMLASLDNRLGDWRLEASNRSPSGDTIVIEIDSRSLDAIGVWPWPRTIHASMLDKLMDVGVDEVVFDIDFSSASPGFSDAIFTDALHRAGGYAWLAAFVQQDANGVARFSRPLPAFAEAAGIVLVNVLLDPFSGRAQGIPSLAEDDQGVIPALAWTLGQSARALPEVLTIDFGIDASAIPRMSFTDVLYGRVDPAWLAGKQAIIGASAIELRDFFNVPRYGIISGPMVQALALETVKADRILSSFGGYPGLIIVCALALVLLVRKRSPPLGQMAAILAGFGLMGELGALFAYAQANMIVQTASLHTGLMLLFGLALADNGYKHLLAQRTAQQRLHYLATHDLATGAWSRQGLLDLSDHADELILILLHLNNLDELRATLGHDVCEGLVVQFSEMLAQTGFNEVARTAPDNFALLAPADGHSDRLATIVGLLCTKFSGAYSVGEHSVHVDVTSGYAAGSTSRALLLSQAEIALIQGKATKSAARFFQQSDQQKLDRHVQLDRDLRQAIRRGQLQLVFQPQVDLETRQMIGAEALLRWSHPELGQISPAEFIPLAEETGYILELGEWVLSQACQQACFWPRPINVAVNVSPVQFQRGDLFETVRAALLRSGLPPSRLELEITEGQAVSDPARVRDVLKRLQALQIKMSIDDFGTGFSSLSHLRDLPFETLKIDQSFVRDRTSPADQALLAAIVSLATRMGKLTIAEGIEDEATALRLASLGCSFGQGYHFSRPISGADLVALMLPRERLKSG; this is translated from the coding sequence TTGCGGCAAATTATGCGATGGTTTGCCGCTCTCACGTCGATCCTGGCGTTGGTGGCTTTTTCTCAAACAGGCATGCTCGCATCGCTGGATAACCGCCTCGGCGACTGGCGCCTCGAGGCCAGCAACCGCTCGCCTTCAGGCGATACCATTGTCATCGAAATTGACAGCAGAAGCCTTGATGCCATTGGTGTCTGGCCTTGGCCTCGGACAATCCATGCCAGCATGCTCGACAAGCTCATGGATGTCGGCGTTGACGAGGTGGTGTTCGACATCGACTTTTCAAGCGCAAGTCCAGGATTCAGCGATGCCATCTTTACCGATGCGCTACACCGCGCCGGTGGTTACGCGTGGCTTGCCGCTTTCGTCCAACAGGATGCAAACGGGGTTGCCCGCTTCTCGCGACCATTGCCAGCATTTGCCGAGGCTGCTGGCATAGTGCTGGTCAACGTCCTTCTCGACCCGTTCTCCGGGAGAGCGCAGGGCATACCAAGCCTCGCCGAAGATGACCAAGGTGTCATCCCGGCACTCGCATGGACACTGGGGCAGTCCGCCCGCGCCTTGCCGGAGGTGCTGACAATCGACTTCGGCATAGATGCGTCAGCGATCCCCCGAATGAGCTTTACCGATGTCCTTTATGGCCGGGTGGACCCGGCATGGCTGGCTGGGAAACAGGCAATTATCGGGGCGAGTGCTATCGAATTACGGGACTTCTTCAATGTGCCACGATACGGGATCATCTCGGGTCCGATGGTGCAGGCCCTTGCACTTGAAACCGTCAAGGCGGACCGAATTCTGTCCAGCTTCGGCGGTTATCCCGGCTTGATCATCGTATGCGCACTGGCCTTGGTTCTCTTGGTGCGGAAACGCTCTCCGCCGCTGGGTCAGATGGCAGCGATTTTGGCTGGGTTTGGCCTTATGGGAGAACTGGGCGCGCTTTTTGCCTATGCTCAGGCGAATATGATCGTCCAGACTGCGAGTTTGCACACCGGCCTGATGCTCCTGTTCGGTCTGGCACTGGCGGACAACGGGTACAAACATTTACTGGCGCAACGAACTGCGCAACAACGCCTGCACTATTTGGCAACGCATGACTTGGCCACCGGCGCCTGGTCGCGTCAGGGGCTGCTGGATTTATCGGATCATGCGGACGAACTGATCCTGATCCTGCTGCATCTGAACAATCTGGATGAATTGCGGGCCACATTGGGCCACGACGTCTGCGAAGGCTTGGTCGTCCAATTCTCAGAGATGCTGGCCCAAACAGGTTTCAACGAGGTTGCCAGGACAGCGCCAGACAATTTTGCACTTCTTGCTCCGGCTGACGGCCACTCGGACAGACTCGCAACAATTGTTGGTCTGCTCTGCACAAAGTTTTCGGGTGCGTATAGCGTCGGTGAGCACTCGGTTCATGTCGATGTAACCTCGGGATATGCTGCGGGCTCGACTTCAAGAGCCTTGCTGCTCAGTCAGGCCGAGATTGCCCTGATCCAAGGAAAGGCAACGAAATCTGCCGCTCGGTTCTTCCAACAGTCCGACCAGCAGAAACTTGATCGTCATGTCCAGCTTGATCGCGACCTTCGGCAAGCCATAAGACGCGGACAGCTCCAACTGGTCTTTCAACCCCAGGTCGATCTTGAAACGCGCCAGATGATCGGGGCTGAAGCGCTGTTGCGCTGGAGCCATCCCGAGCTGGGCCAGATTTCCCCTGCAGAGTTCATCCCACTGGCCGAAGAGACCGGCTATATTCTTGAACTGGGAGAGTGGGTGCTGTCGCAGGCGTGCCAGCAAGCCTGCTTCTGGCCCCGGCCCATCAACGTCGCAGTCAACGTCTCACCGGTTCAGTTCCAGCGTGGCGACCTGTTCGAGACTGTACGGGCAGCCCTTTTGCGGTCTGGTCTGCCCCCATCCCGGCTCGAGCTCGAGATAACGGAGGGGCAGGCCGTTTCAGATCCGGCCCGGGTGCGCGATGTCCTCAAGCGCCTTCAGGCGCTGCAGATAAAAATGTCGATCGATGATTTCGGCACAGGGTTCTCTTCGCTCAGCCACTTGCGTGACCTTCCTTTCGAGACGCTAAAAATCGACCAGAGTTTTGTCCGGGATAGAACGTCGCCTGCGGACCAGGCGTTGCTTGCTGCAATCGTCTCTCTGGCGACGCGCATGGGAAAGCTTACGATTGCCGAGGGCATCGAGGACGAAGCCACGGCCTTGCGCCTGGCCAGTCTTGGGTGTTCGTTCGGCCAGGGATATCATTTCAGCCGACCAATCTCCGGAGCCGATCTCGTCGCCCTCATGCTCCCCCGAGAGCGGCTGAAATCTGGCTAG
- a CDS encoding methyl-accepting chemotaxis protein, translated as MKIRAKVLAVVALMGLASVAIGGIAVFVTLEYKNRMDRLENLADRAHLGERLNRYVTAVVMESRGIYASDTTEQAKPFAEGLMTNLDRIDTVLAEWQPLLSADDQNAFNPVLARAAEFREFRSETARLGRDVDPAQANIQGNNEDNRANRKAFQAEIDAVVQNDVDMFHDVKAGMDTFQQSMLILLASAVVIGLGAGTGAALYVGTAKLSRPVGSLTRSMRELANGDLNAEVRYLDSKDEIGEMARTLQVFRDNARMVAALSEEEKIRARSVADRAGRMEAFQAEFDHAVAAALEGDFTKRLHVDPSEPDLARIAGNVNGLLDNIEGGLGEAGSVLSALAKTDLTQRMNGTHRGAFLDLQTNINTVADTLSEVVTRLRQTSRAVKSATGEILAGANDLSERTTKQAATIEETSAAMEQLAATVSQNADRARNASTTAQVVTRSAEEGGEVMNQASAAMDKITASSLKISNIIGLIDDIAFQTNLLALNASVEAARAGDAGKGFAVVAVEVRRLAQSAATASADIKSLIDTSTGEVGAGTRLVSEAAEKLSNVLEAVRENSALLESIARESREQASAIKEVNVAVRQMDEMTQHNAALVEQTNAAIEQTEAQANELDRIVGVFHTADEDELDRAMLQAERKSAGKKAKSAKTMYLTDGSVALSDWSEF; from the coding sequence ATGAAGATCCGGGCCAAGGTTCTGGCTGTAGTCGCCCTCATGGGGCTCGCATCCGTCGCAATCGGAGGCATCGCGGTATTCGTTACACTCGAATACAAGAACCGGATGGATCGTCTGGAAAACCTCGCGGACCGAGCGCACTTGGGCGAGCGGCTCAATCGCTACGTGACTGCAGTAGTCATGGAGTCGCGGGGCATCTATGCTTCCGATACCACAGAACAGGCAAAGCCGTTTGCCGAAGGTCTTATGACCAATCTTGACCGCATCGATACGGTCTTGGCCGAATGGCAACCTTTGCTGTCTGCCGACGATCAGAACGCCTTCAACCCCGTATTGGCGAGGGCCGCCGAATTTCGTGAGTTTCGCTCCGAAACGGCACGACTAGGGCGTGATGTCGACCCTGCTCAGGCCAATATTCAAGGAAACAATGAGGACAACCGCGCCAATCGCAAGGCGTTTCAGGCGGAGATTGACGCGGTCGTGCAAAATGACGTGGACATGTTCCATGACGTGAAGGCCGGCATGGATACATTCCAGCAATCCATGCTGATCCTGTTGGCGTCCGCGGTGGTCATTGGTTTGGGTGCGGGGACGGGCGCGGCGCTCTATGTCGGCACGGCCAAGCTTTCCCGGCCGGTTGGCAGCCTAACGCGCAGCATGCGCGAGCTCGCCAATGGCGATCTGAACGCCGAAGTACGGTATCTCGACAGCAAAGATGAAATAGGCGAGATGGCGCGAACGTTGCAGGTATTCCGCGACAATGCCCGCATGGTCGCGGCCCTCAGCGAAGAAGAAAAAATACGCGCGCGCTCTGTAGCGGACAGGGCGGGCCGGATGGAGGCGTTCCAAGCCGAGTTCGATCACGCCGTTGCCGCAGCTCTTGAAGGTGATTTCACCAAGCGGCTGCATGTTGACCCGAGCGAGCCGGATCTCGCGCGTATCGCAGGTAACGTCAACGGTCTGCTGGACAATATTGAAGGAGGACTTGGGGAAGCTGGCTCCGTGCTATCGGCTCTCGCCAAGACCGATCTCACACAACGCATGAACGGAACGCATCGCGGCGCTTTCCTCGACCTGCAGACCAACATCAACACAGTTGCGGACACGTTGAGCGAAGTGGTCACGCGGCTGCGCCAAACCTCCCGGGCCGTGAAGTCAGCGACCGGCGAGATCCTTGCGGGCGCAAACGATCTGTCGGAAAGAACGACAAAGCAAGCGGCCACGATTGAGGAGACCTCCGCAGCTATGGAGCAGCTTGCAGCGACCGTCTCCCAGAATGCCGATAGGGCGCGCAATGCCAGCACGACGGCTCAGGTTGTTACTCGCTCTGCCGAGGAAGGCGGTGAAGTGATGAACCAGGCAAGTGCAGCGATGGACAAGATTACTGCATCCTCCTTGAAAATTTCCAACATCATCGGCCTGATTGATGACATAGCCTTTCAGACCAATCTTCTTGCACTGAACGCGTCGGTCGAAGCAGCGCGGGCTGGCGATGCCGGCAAGGGCTTTGCAGTAGTAGCTGTGGAAGTCCGCCGCCTGGCCCAAAGCGCCGCAACCGCTTCCGCCGACATAAAATCCCTGATCGATACTTCGACCGGCGAAGTTGGCGCGGGTACCAGGCTTGTTTCTGAAGCAGCCGAGAAGCTTTCCAACGTTTTGGAAGCCGTCCGGGAAAACTCTGCTCTGCTGGAGAGCATTGCTCGAGAGAGCCGTGAGCAGGCGTCGGCGATTAAAGAGGTCAACGTGGCGGTCCGCCAAATGGACGAGATGACCCAGCATAACGCCGCCCTGGTCGAGCAAACAAATGCGGCGATCGAGCAGACCGAGGCCCAAGCGAATGAGCTCGATCGCATTGTGGGCGTGTTCCACACCGCAGATGAAGATGAATTGGACAGGGCCATGCTTCAGGCAGAACGGAAAAGCGCAGGCAAAAAGGCAAAATCTGCCAAAACAATGTATTTGACCGATGGCAGCGTTGCACTCTCAGATTGGTCAGAGTTTTAG
- the msrA gene encoding peptide-methionine (S)-S-oxide reductase MsrA has product MPAKAISKVDQRRRAVVAGLLSMPLLGLPFLPRPVSAQEKPVVIPPPTKDLSETGESAKIVLAGGCFWGVQGVFQRVKGVRNAVSGYSGGSAETATYDLTTRGDTGHAEAVEVTYDPREISLGKILQIYFSVAHNPTQLNFQGPDRGTQYRSTVFVSADAQRDVVDAYIDQLDVAGLFDGPIVTTIEPLTAFYPAEQYHQDFLTLNPSWPYIVVHDLPKIAALEEIFPSEFRAEPVLVGTLPSA; this is encoded by the coding sequence ATGCCTGCCAAAGCCATTTCCAAGGTCGATCAGCGACGCCGTGCCGTAGTGGCAGGTCTCCTTTCCATGCCTCTGCTCGGTCTTCCTTTTTTGCCCCGACCCGTGTCGGCGCAGGAGAAGCCGGTGGTAATTCCGCCACCGACCAAGGATTTGAGCGAGACTGGCGAAAGTGCAAAGATCGTTCTGGCCGGCGGATGCTTCTGGGGCGTGCAAGGTGTGTTCCAGCGGGTCAAGGGCGTTCGTAACGCCGTCTCCGGTTATTCCGGTGGCTCAGCCGAAACTGCGACCTACGATTTGACCACTCGCGGCGATACCGGCCATGCAGAGGCGGTCGAAGTGACCTACGACCCGCGAGAGATCTCGCTTGGTAAAATCCTCCAAATCTATTTCTCGGTCGCACACAATCCGACGCAGCTGAACTTTCAGGGGCCCGATCGCGGCACGCAGTATCGCTCTACCGTATTTGTGTCCGCCGATGCGCAGCGCGATGTGGTCGATGCCTACATCGATCAATTGGACGTCGCGGGGCTATTTGACGGACCTATCGTGACAACGATCGAGCCGCTTACGGCTTTCTATCCAGCAGAACAATATCACCAGGATTTTCTGACGCTAAATCCATCTTGGCCATACATTGTGGTGCATGATCTTCCCAAGATTGCGGCGCTCGAAGAAATCTTCCCGTCGGAATTCCGCGCCGAGCCTGTCCTCGTCGGAACACTGCCGTCTGCTTGA
- a CDS encoding outer membrane protein: protein MSKNLRIAAACLALAAVTPAAAADPITVPISSLAELPISDTDANGWDGFYAGIYSGVQDSTAGGTQFGIGVNAGVEVQFDFYLIGTEVAVQGLSDDGAGETVYGQILGRAGLVVSDDVAVYAAGGYGIDLGPPDEQDILAGGGIELSLTDSVSVRAQYLRSFPTVGDNPKNQFTVGATYSF from the coding sequence ATGTCCAAGAACCTTCGCATCGCCGCTGCATGTCTCGCCTTGGCTGCCGTAACACCCGCGGCGGCCGCTGATCCAATTACCGTCCCGATCTCATCGCTGGCCGAGCTCCCGATTTCGGATACTGATGCCAATGGATGGGACGGCTTTTATGCGGGTATCTATAGCGGCGTTCAGGACAGTACCGCTGGAGGCACCCAGTTCGGCATTGGCGTCAACGCCGGCGTGGAAGTTCAATTCGATTTCTATCTCATTGGCACCGAGGTGGCCGTGCAGGGTCTCAGTGACGATGGCGCGGGAGAAACGGTCTACGGGCAAATTCTCGGTCGCGCAGGGCTCGTGGTATCGGATGACGTCGCTGTCTATGCGGCAGGCGGCTATGGAATCGATCTCGGCCCTCCTGATGAACAGGATATTCTTGCTGGCGGCGGCATCGAGCTTTCGCTGACAGATTCGGTTTCCGTACGAGCCCAATATCTGCGCAGCTTTCCTACCGTGGGAGACAATCCAAAGAATCAATTCACGGTCGGCGCAACATACAGTTTCTAA
- a CDS encoding FecR family protein yields the protein MRMGKSAILAVMLAAISTSTLAQDWVAERLRGTVLQLEGGEWTSMERGAIVPDGQTIKTAADGRAELVRGQERISLAGNTQISIRDSAGQKMTTVLQTLGSVTIEAERRNVQHFSVQTPVLAAVVKGTSFTVTYSNGRARVDVERGIVQVQDRGHEMVVDVSAGQSAEASQSRPVDVTGPGSDKTVFLIEGNVVPAAARSAVLKGDLAAAEALGALGNGNSRNTASNRNDAASNAGGNNGNGNAGGNNGNGNAGGNNGNGNAGGNSGNSNAGGNNGNGNAGGNSGNGNAGGNNGNGNAGGNNGNGNAGGNNGNGNAGGNNGNSNAGRNH from the coding sequence ATGCGGATGGGCAAATCGGCGATACTGGCGGTGATGCTGGCAGCAATCAGCACATCGACACTTGCCCAGGACTGGGTCGCAGAACGCCTTCGCGGCACGGTGCTGCAACTCGAAGGGGGCGAGTGGACGTCCATGGAGCGAGGCGCGATCGTTCCGGACGGGCAGACAATCAAGACTGCAGCAGATGGACGTGCAGAACTGGTGCGTGGACAAGAACGCATTTCCCTTGCCGGCAATACGCAAATCTCAATACGCGATAGTGCCGGGCAGAAAATGACCACAGTTCTGCAGACCCTTGGTAGTGTGACCATCGAAGCAGAGCGCCGCAATGTGCAACATTTTTCGGTCCAGACACCCGTCTTGGCCGCAGTGGTCAAGGGGACCAGCTTCACCGTTACTTACAGCAACGGCAGAGCACGCGTTGATGTCGAGCGTGGAATAGTTCAGGTGCAGGATCGTGGCCATGAAATGGTCGTTGATGTCAGTGCGGGTCAGTCCGCGGAGGCAAGTCAAAGCCGCCCTGTCGACGTGACCGGCCCCGGATCAGACAAGACTGTGTTTCTGATCGAAGGCAATGTGGTCCCTGCGGCGGCGCGCAGCGCCGTGCTGAAGGGAGATCTGGCCGCAGCAGAGGCGCTAGGCGCTTTGGGCAATGGCAATTCCCGAAACACTGCCTCCAATAGGAATGACGCTGCAAGCAATGCCGGCGGCAACAACGGCAACGGCAATGCCGGCGGCAACAATGGCAACGGCAATGCCGGTGGCAACAACGGCAACGGCAATGCCGGTGGCAACAGCGGCAACAGCAATGCCGGCGGCAACAACGGCAACGGTAATGCCGGTGGCAACAGCGGCAACGGCAATGCCGGCGGCAACAACGGCAACGGTAATGCCGGTGGCAACAATGGCAACGGCAATGCCGGTGGCAACAACGGCAACGGCAATGCCGGTGGCAACAATGGCAACAGCAATGCCGGTAGAAATCATTGA